From one Planococcus citri chromosome 3, ihPlaCitr1.1, whole genome shotgun sequence genomic stretch:
- the LOC135839495 gene encoding mastermind-like domain-containing protein 1 isoform X3: MVGQIDKKEEIQRALKAYIMRDREKQRLEDEAEAEKTRKKKELDEKKLKEESEFKATKEKLAEVTKKHEQLQQDKIKVFEHLKKVVGESNKHVLAVEDLTRLYEIGLAVTCVTTPSHQSVHPAGSTSVTVLPRHSTVSSSNQFKTSVSSSIPVQAIPHQKRNRSPSPTLYRSYYKQAAGPHPFQKLDDSHRSREYKSYLFKPSGGNPQPGAYSAFYSPAQNAVYTMPSPPVHSNTPTYSYGGSRDNVEVLHKAQQQSISSIPPPPSPSMYAAHRSSIQSSTQSSVPSNHVYHSKNSQGYSDDKYYMVRPASHVPVHGNVIPIHQAPQSSKHGSITAGYPVRPVATQIGSQSQLHMPQHSSAHHGSQSSHHSSQQPVHSSSLSSHHSSQPHHVSSQQSQNIGHQSHHQSQSVHYQPSHHPQSHQAHHPSSQSSSSHHQLIQHHGSPSIHHTSSQQHIQQMHQQQQHHPPHSQALHHSQIQQPHIQQHISQQSQQSQPTSVVTSQAVRNYANQMNAIQGGGRVMYSQSSMPH, from the exons ATGGTGGGCCAAATcgataaaaaagaagaaatacaGCGAGCCTTGAAGGCCTATATTATGAGGGATCGTGAAAAACAACGATTAG AAGATGAAGCCGAGGCTGAAAaaacgagaaagaaaaaagaactagatgaaaaaaagttgaaagaagaATCTGAATTTAAAGCGACCAAAGAAAAATTAGCAGAAGTAACGAAAAAACACGAACAACTTCAGCAagataaaataaaagtattcgaacatttgaaaaaagtagtcgGTGAATCGAATAAACATGTATTGGCAGTCGA AGATTTAACCAGACTTTATGAAATAGGATTAGCTGTAACTTGTGTAACCACGCCAAGTCATCAATCAGTTCATCCAGCTGGTTCAACATCTGTAACTGTACTTCCTCGCCATTCCACTGTATCTTCATCTAATCAATTCAAAACGTCTGTTAGTTCGTCGATTCCTGTTCAA GCGATTCCTCATCAGAAAAGGAACAGAAGTCCTTCGCCTACACTTTATCGTTCTTACTATAAACAAGCTGCTGGTCCTCATCCTTTTCAAA agTTGGACGATTCTCATCGATCTCGCGAGTATAAGAGTTATTTATTCA AACCGAGTGGTGGTAATCCGCAACCTGGAGCATACAGTGCGTTTTATTCTCCTGCTCAAAACGCAGTGTATACTATGCCTTCTCCACCTGTGCATAGCAATACTCCTACATATAGTTATGGGGGAAGTCGAGATAATGTAGAAGTCTTGCATAAAGCGCAACAGCAAAGTATTTCTTCCATACCACCGCCTCCTTCACCTTCTATGTATGCAGCGCACAGATCTTCGATTCAAAGTAGCACACAATCGTCTGTGCCATCGAATCACGTTT ATCATTCTAAAAACAGTCAAGGTTATTCGGACGATAAATATTATATGGTGAGACCAGCTTCTCATGTACCGGTTCACGGCAATGTAATTCCAATTCATCAAGCTCCTCAG AGCAGCAAACACGGAAGTATAACTGCAGGCTATCCAGTAAGACCCGTAGCCACTCAGATAGGTTCGCAATCGCAGCTTCATATGCCACAGCATAGCAGTGCTCATCACGGTTCTCAATCGTCTCACCACTCTTCACAACAACCCGTGCATTCGTCTTCGTTATCGTCTCACCATTCGTCTCAGCCCCATCATGTTTCTTCGCAACAGTCTCAAAATATAGGTCATCAATCGCATCATCAATCGCAGTCCGTCCACTACCAGCCATCTCATCACCCTCAAAGTCATCAA GCCCATCATCCCTCATCTCAATCGTCATCTTCTCATCATCAATTAATTCAACACCACGGTTCACCGTCCATTCACCACACATCTAGCCAGCAGCATATACAACAGATGCACCAGCAACAACAGCATCATCCGCCGCATTCGCAGGCGTTACATCATTCGCAAATACAACAGCCGCATATTCAGCAGCACATATCGCAACAATCGCAGCAGTCGCAGCCAACTTCCGTTGTAACTTCTCAAGCCGTACGTAAT tATGCAAATCAAATGAACGCGATTCAAGGAGGAGGTCGTGTAATGTATAGTCAATCGAGTATGCCTCATTGA
- the LOC135839495 gene encoding mastermind-like domain-containing protein 1 isoform X1 yields the protein MVGQIDKKEEIQRALKAYIMRDREKQRLEDEAEAEKTRKKKELDEKKLKEESEFKATKEKLAEVTKKHEQLQQDKIKVFEHLKKVVGESNKHVLAVEDLTRLYEIGLAVTCVTTPSHQSVHPAGSTSVTVLPRHSTVSSSNQFKTSVSSSIPVQAIPHQKRNRSPSPTLYRSYYKQAAGPHPFQKLDDSHRSREYKSYLFKPSGGNPQPGAYSAFYSPAQNAVYTMPSPPVHSNTPTYSYGGSRDNVEVLHKAQQQSISSIPPPPSPSMYAAHRSSIQSSTQSSVPSNHVYHSKNSQGYSDDKYYMVRPASHVPVHGNVIPIHQAPQSSKHGSITAGYPVRPVATQIGSQSQLHMPQHSSAHHGSQSSHHSSQQPVHSSSLSSHHSSQPHHVSSQQSQNIGHQSHHQSQSVHYQPSHHPQSHQVTQSSQQSTVSVSISQQSHHLNPHHQQHIQQLHLQAHHPSSQSSSSHHQLIQHHGSPSIHHTSSQQHIQQMHQQQQHHPPHSQALHHSQIQQPHIQQHISQQSQQSQPTSVVTSQAVRNYANQMNAIQGGGRVMYSQSSMPH from the exons ATGGTGGGCCAAATcgataaaaaagaagaaatacaGCGAGCCTTGAAGGCCTATATTATGAGGGATCGTGAAAAACAACGATTAG AAGATGAAGCCGAGGCTGAAAaaacgagaaagaaaaaagaactagatgaaaaaaagttgaaagaagaATCTGAATTTAAAGCGACCAAAGAAAAATTAGCAGAAGTAACGAAAAAACACGAACAACTTCAGCAagataaaataaaagtattcgaacatttgaaaaaagtagtcgGTGAATCGAATAAACATGTATTGGCAGTCGA AGATTTAACCAGACTTTATGAAATAGGATTAGCTGTAACTTGTGTAACCACGCCAAGTCATCAATCAGTTCATCCAGCTGGTTCAACATCTGTAACTGTACTTCCTCGCCATTCCACTGTATCTTCATCTAATCAATTCAAAACGTCTGTTAGTTCGTCGATTCCTGTTCAA GCGATTCCTCATCAGAAAAGGAACAGAAGTCCTTCGCCTACACTTTATCGTTCTTACTATAAACAAGCTGCTGGTCCTCATCCTTTTCAAA agTTGGACGATTCTCATCGATCTCGCGAGTATAAGAGTTATTTATTCA AACCGAGTGGTGGTAATCCGCAACCTGGAGCATACAGTGCGTTTTATTCTCCTGCTCAAAACGCAGTGTATACTATGCCTTCTCCACCTGTGCATAGCAATACTCCTACATATAGTTATGGGGGAAGTCGAGATAATGTAGAAGTCTTGCATAAAGCGCAACAGCAAAGTATTTCTTCCATACCACCGCCTCCTTCACCTTCTATGTATGCAGCGCACAGATCTTCGATTCAAAGTAGCACACAATCGTCTGTGCCATCGAATCACGTTT ATCATTCTAAAAACAGTCAAGGTTATTCGGACGATAAATATTATATGGTGAGACCAGCTTCTCATGTACCGGTTCACGGCAATGTAATTCCAATTCATCAAGCTCCTCAG AGCAGCAAACACGGAAGTATAACTGCAGGCTATCCAGTAAGACCCGTAGCCACTCAGATAGGTTCGCAATCGCAGCTTCATATGCCACAGCATAGCAGTGCTCATCACGGTTCTCAATCGTCTCACCACTCTTCACAACAACCCGTGCATTCGTCTTCGTTATCGTCTCACCATTCGTCTCAGCCCCATCATGTTTCTTCGCAACAGTCTCAAAATATAGGTCATCAATCGCATCATCAATCGCAGTCCGTCCACTACCAGCCATCTCATCACCCTCAAAGTCATCAAGTAACGCAATCTTCTCAACAGTCGACTGTTTCCGTGTCGATTTCTCAACAAAGTCATCATCTTAACCCTCATCATCAGCAGCACATTCAACAATTGCATTTACAGGCCCATCATCCCTCATCTCAATCGTCATCTTCTCATCATCAATTAATTCAACACCACGGTTCACCGTCCATTCACCACACATCTAGCCAGCAGCATATACAACAGATGCACCAGCAACAACAGCATCATCCGCCGCATTCGCAGGCGTTACATCATTCGCAAATACAACAGCCGCATATTCAGCAGCACATATCGCAACAATCGCAGCAGTCGCAGCCAACTTCCGTTGTAACTTCTCAAGCCGTACGTAAT tATGCAAATCAAATGAACGCGATTCAAGGAGGAGGTCGTGTAATGTATAGTCAATCGAGTATGCCTCATTGA
- the LOC135839495 gene encoding mastermind-like domain-containing protein 1 isoform X2 yields MVGQIDKKEEIQRALKAYIMRDREKQRLEDEAEAEKTRKKKELDEKKLKEESEFKATKEKLAEVTKKHEQLQQDKIKVFEHLKKVVGESNKHVLAVEDLTRLYEIGLAVTCVTTPSHQSVHPAGSTSVTVLPRHSTVSSSNQFKTSVSSSIPVQAIPHQKRNRSPSPTLYRSYYKQAAGPHPFQKLDDSHRSREYKSYLFKPSGGNPQPGAYSAFYSPAQNAVYTMPSPPVHSNTPTYSYGGSRDNVEVLHKAQQQSISSIPPPPSPSMYAAHRSSIQSSTQSSVPSNHVYHSKNSQGYSDDKYYMVRPASHVPVHGNVIPIHQAPQSSKHGSITAGYPVRPVATQIGSQSQLHMPQHSSAHHGSQSSHHSSQQPVHSSSLSSHHSSQPHHVSSQQSQNIGHQSHHQSQSVHYQPSHHPQSHQVTQSSQQSTVSVSISQQSHHLNPHHQQHIQQLHLQAHHPSSQSSSSHHQLIQHHGSPSIHHTSSQQHIQQMHQQQQHHPPHSQALHHSQIQQPHIQQHISQQSQQSQPTSVVTSQAYANQMNAIQGGGRVMYSQSSMPH; encoded by the exons ATGGTGGGCCAAATcgataaaaaagaagaaatacaGCGAGCCTTGAAGGCCTATATTATGAGGGATCGTGAAAAACAACGATTAG AAGATGAAGCCGAGGCTGAAAaaacgagaaagaaaaaagaactagatgaaaaaaagttgaaagaagaATCTGAATTTAAAGCGACCAAAGAAAAATTAGCAGAAGTAACGAAAAAACACGAACAACTTCAGCAagataaaataaaagtattcgaacatttgaaaaaagtagtcgGTGAATCGAATAAACATGTATTGGCAGTCGA AGATTTAACCAGACTTTATGAAATAGGATTAGCTGTAACTTGTGTAACCACGCCAAGTCATCAATCAGTTCATCCAGCTGGTTCAACATCTGTAACTGTACTTCCTCGCCATTCCACTGTATCTTCATCTAATCAATTCAAAACGTCTGTTAGTTCGTCGATTCCTGTTCAA GCGATTCCTCATCAGAAAAGGAACAGAAGTCCTTCGCCTACACTTTATCGTTCTTACTATAAACAAGCTGCTGGTCCTCATCCTTTTCAAA agTTGGACGATTCTCATCGATCTCGCGAGTATAAGAGTTATTTATTCA AACCGAGTGGTGGTAATCCGCAACCTGGAGCATACAGTGCGTTTTATTCTCCTGCTCAAAACGCAGTGTATACTATGCCTTCTCCACCTGTGCATAGCAATACTCCTACATATAGTTATGGGGGAAGTCGAGATAATGTAGAAGTCTTGCATAAAGCGCAACAGCAAAGTATTTCTTCCATACCACCGCCTCCTTCACCTTCTATGTATGCAGCGCACAGATCTTCGATTCAAAGTAGCACACAATCGTCTGTGCCATCGAATCACGTTT ATCATTCTAAAAACAGTCAAGGTTATTCGGACGATAAATATTATATGGTGAGACCAGCTTCTCATGTACCGGTTCACGGCAATGTAATTCCAATTCATCAAGCTCCTCAG AGCAGCAAACACGGAAGTATAACTGCAGGCTATCCAGTAAGACCCGTAGCCACTCAGATAGGTTCGCAATCGCAGCTTCATATGCCACAGCATAGCAGTGCTCATCACGGTTCTCAATCGTCTCACCACTCTTCACAACAACCCGTGCATTCGTCTTCGTTATCGTCTCACCATTCGTCTCAGCCCCATCATGTTTCTTCGCAACAGTCTCAAAATATAGGTCATCAATCGCATCATCAATCGCAGTCCGTCCACTACCAGCCATCTCATCACCCTCAAAGTCATCAAGTAACGCAATCTTCTCAACAGTCGACTGTTTCCGTGTCGATTTCTCAACAAAGTCATCATCTTAACCCTCATCATCAGCAGCACATTCAACAATTGCATTTACAGGCCCATCATCCCTCATCTCAATCGTCATCTTCTCATCATCAATTAATTCAACACCACGGTTCACCGTCCATTCACCACACATCTAGCCAGCAGCATATACAACAGATGCACCAGCAACAACAGCATCATCCGCCGCATTCGCAGGCGTTACATCATTCGCAAATACAACAGCCGCATATTCAGCAGCACATATCGCAACAATCGCAGCAGTCGCAGCCAACTTCCGTTGTAACTTCTCAAGCC tATGCAAATCAAATGAACGCGATTCAAGGAGGAGGTCGTGTAATGTATAGTCAATCGAGTATGCCTCATTGA
- the LOC135839494 gene encoding sodium-coupled monocarboxylate transporter 2-like isoform X1, with translation MDSVTVDIVVFAFIIIISFALTVYKNLSDSKEKTKNEYVLANESASSTWPMLMSIARGFLGVRVFLGYPSELVYRGSELWETMYGILLAFPLVIFIFIPVYLRLGITSVYEYLDLRFKSKLIRCMASATYVIRTLLILGVATLTPCIAIKTVIGVPYYASITVMTIAAIFCVFSGGFSSALMGDVIQGILMFTCCVVVIVKGSIENGPINIIKTAHDRDRLNFFNFDLDPTKRATTISALIGHLFISLSMYGCQQNYVQRYISMATEEKVKRVLLLSIPFNAVMMSLTWIVGMVIFATYADCDPKKLQLINDIDEIFPFYLEDKFSMIPGFLGVILGTLFNGSLSAVVSNLNSLATVLWEDFLANIQYFKQVSDVKAVRIIKILGALCGLIVMGVSFGIAKLNGIIEIFIIMTSATSGPLLGVFILAVFFPSVNWKGALAGMIAGCAVVTWVILGSLSLPRMADQYLPTSTAMCNNYTFSEAIMLHRANDTNELMSGITENFVVSTEESITQSHDISPEHALTYFYKVTYLYYSVIGTSITVIMGYLFSITTGFQAEEYLYKDHLVHPLVIKRRPYHGASLSMEVK, from the exons ATGGACAGTGTGACAGTCGATATCGTGGTTTTCGCCTTTATCATAATTATCTCGTTCGCTCTAACTgtgtataaaaatttatcagattCAAAGgagaaaaccaaaaatgagtACGTACTGGCCAACGAAAGTGCGTCGTCTACTTGGCCCATGCTCATGTCAATAGCCAGAGGATTTTTAGGAGTTCGAGTATTCCTTG GTTATCCATCCGAACTTGTTTATAGAGGTAGCGAATTATGGGAAACTATGTACGGAATATTGCTGGCATTTCCTCTCGTCATATTCATTTTCATACCGGTATACTTAAGACTTGGAATTACTTCGGTGTATGAG TATTTGGATCTACGATTTAAATCGAAACTGATTCGATGTATGGCCTCCGCAACTTATGTTATTCGCACTTTACTTATTCTTGGGGTAGCTACTCTAACGCCATgtattgccataaaaactgtcaTTGGTGTACCGTACTATGCTTCCATTACTGTGATGACAATAGCGGCcattttttgcgtattttcg GGTGGTTTCAGTTCAGCATTGATGGGTGACGTTATACAAGGAATATTAATGTTTACTTGTTGTGTGGTGGTAATCGTCAAAGGATCGATAGAAAATGGTCCGATAAACATTATCAAAACAGCTCACGATAGAgacagattgaattttttcaa TTTCGATTTGGATCCAACCAAGAGAGCAACTACCATTTCTGCCCTTATTGGTCacttatttatttcattatcgATGTACGGTTGTCAACAAAATTACGTTCAACGTTACATCAGCATGGCTACGGAAGAAAAGGTAAAGCG AGTTCTTCTACTTTCAATACCATTCAATGCTGTTATGATGAGCCTAACTTGGATCGTTGGAATGGTGATATTCGCAACGTACGCAGATTGTGATCCAAAGAAGCTACAGTTGATAAACgatatcgatgaaatttttccattttatctagaagataaattttcaatgattcctGGATTTTTAGGAGTAATTTTGGGCACGTTGTTCAATGGATCGTTGAG TGCTGTAGTTTCTAATCTGAATTCGCTGGCTACAGTTCTATGGGAagattttttggcgaatatcCAATATTTTAAACAAGTTTCCGACGTTAAGGCCGTGAGAATCATCAAAATATTAG GTGCCTTATGTGGATTAATCGTGATGGGAGTTAGTTTTGGAATCGCTAAATTGAATGGTATTATCGAAATCTTCATCATCATGACTTCAGCAACCAGTGGTCCTCTACTCGGAGTATTTATTCTTGCCGTCTTCTTCCCGTCCGTCAATTGGAAG GGAGCTTTAGCAGGGATGATTGCTGGTTGTGCTGTAGTAACTTGGGTCATTCTAGGTTCTTTGAGTTTACCACGAATGGCAGATCAATATTTGCCAACTTCAACAGCTATGTGTAATAATTACACTTTTAGTGAAGCAATCATGCTGCATCGCGCAAACGATACAAACGAACTGATGTCGGGCATCACTGAGAATTTCGTCGTTAGCACCGAAGAATCAATCACACAATCTCACGATATTTCGCCCGA acatgCGTTGACTTATTTTTATAAAGTTACCTATTTATATTACTCGGTGATTGGTACTTCGATAACTGTCATAATGGGATATTTATTCAGTATTACAACTG gtttTCAAGCGGAAGAATATTTGTACAAGGATCATTTGGTTCATCCTTTGGTTATAAAGCGGCGACCTTATCATGGAGCATCGTTGAGTATGGAAGTAAAATAA
- the LOC135839494 gene encoding sodium-coupled monocarboxylate transporter 2-like isoform X2, with the protein MASATYVIRTLLILGVATLTPCIAIKTVIGVPYYASITVMTIAAIFCVFSGGFSSALMGDVIQGILMFTCCVVVIVKGSIENGPINIIKTAHDRDRLNFFNFDLDPTKRATTISALIGHLFISLSMYGCQQNYVQRYISMATEEKVKRVLLLSIPFNAVMMSLTWIVGMVIFATYADCDPKKLQLINDIDEIFPFYLEDKFSMIPGFLGVILGTLFNGSLSAVVSNLNSLATVLWEDFLANIQYFKQVSDVKAVRIIKILGALCGLIVMGVSFGIAKLNGIIEIFIIMTSATSGPLLGVFILAVFFPSVNWKGALAGMIAGCAVVTWVILGSLSLPRMADQYLPTSTAMCNNYTFSEAIMLHRANDTNELMSGITENFVVSTEESITQSHDISPEHALTYFYKVTYLYYSVIGTSITVIMGYLFSITTGFQAEEYLYKDHLVHPLVIKRRPYHGASLSMEVK; encoded by the exons ATGGCCTCCGCAACTTATGTTATTCGCACTTTACTTATTCTTGGGGTAGCTACTCTAACGCCATgtattgccataaaaactgtcaTTGGTGTACCGTACTATGCTTCCATTACTGTGATGACAATAGCGGCcattttttgcgtattttcg GGTGGTTTCAGTTCAGCATTGATGGGTGACGTTATACAAGGAATATTAATGTTTACTTGTTGTGTGGTGGTAATCGTCAAAGGATCGATAGAAAATGGTCCGATAAACATTATCAAAACAGCTCACGATAGAgacagattgaattttttcaa TTTCGATTTGGATCCAACCAAGAGAGCAACTACCATTTCTGCCCTTATTGGTCacttatttatttcattatcgATGTACGGTTGTCAACAAAATTACGTTCAACGTTACATCAGCATGGCTACGGAAGAAAAGGTAAAGCG AGTTCTTCTACTTTCAATACCATTCAATGCTGTTATGATGAGCCTAACTTGGATCGTTGGAATGGTGATATTCGCAACGTACGCAGATTGTGATCCAAAGAAGCTACAGTTGATAAACgatatcgatgaaatttttccattttatctagaagataaattttcaatgattcctGGATTTTTAGGAGTAATTTTGGGCACGTTGTTCAATGGATCGTTGAG TGCTGTAGTTTCTAATCTGAATTCGCTGGCTACAGTTCTATGGGAagattttttggcgaatatcCAATATTTTAAACAAGTTTCCGACGTTAAGGCCGTGAGAATCATCAAAATATTAG GTGCCTTATGTGGATTAATCGTGATGGGAGTTAGTTTTGGAATCGCTAAATTGAATGGTATTATCGAAATCTTCATCATCATGACTTCAGCAACCAGTGGTCCTCTACTCGGAGTATTTATTCTTGCCGTCTTCTTCCCGTCCGTCAATTGGAAG GGAGCTTTAGCAGGGATGATTGCTGGTTGTGCTGTAGTAACTTGGGTCATTCTAGGTTCTTTGAGTTTACCACGAATGGCAGATCAATATTTGCCAACTTCAACAGCTATGTGTAATAATTACACTTTTAGTGAAGCAATCATGCTGCATCGCGCAAACGATACAAACGAACTGATGTCGGGCATCACTGAGAATTTCGTCGTTAGCACCGAAGAATCAATCACACAATCTCACGATATTTCGCCCGA acatgCGTTGACTTATTTTTATAAAGTTACCTATTTATATTACTCGGTGATTGGTACTTCGATAACTGTCATAATGGGATATTTATTCAGTATTACAACTG gtttTCAAGCGGAAGAATATTTGTACAAGGATCATTTGGTTCATCCTTTGGTTATAAAGCGGCGACCTTATCATGGAGCATCGTTGAGTATGGAAGTAAAATAA